CATTTGGGAGGTGTGAGAGagagcctggcagctccagagcatccccagtgcccacagcaccCCTCTGAACGCTGTCCTCTGTTCTCCTCACAGactgccagcactgggagacCCCGGGCACTGAAGGTTTGTGTGGTACCAGGAGTGTGAGTGGGGCACTGCCAACCCTCTGCCAGAAGATGcttttcccatccctgctccaatGTGTGAcctgggccagcagctgctgagatggCACAgagtgctgagctgcagcccagcttcGAGGACGTGTTCAACATCCTGTCCCAGGCCCCTGCAGAGAAACTGCTGAGCCTCAAACTCAAACTGAAGTACCTGGTACCTGGGCCCTGCAGCAAGTTACTGCAAGCCATGGTCCTGCTCACTCTGGGGCAAGAAACGGATGCAAGAATTTGTCTGGATGCCTTGAGGGACAACCAAGCAGCCCAGTACGTCCAGCAGATCAAACTGGGCACTGCAGGAGTGCAGGAAGATGGGGAGGATttgcagcctccccagctggatgcaggtgctgtggcactgctggcacaggtGTACACGGTGCTGGCACAGGAACAGCTGTGCAGTCCTGAGGCCAGGGACAAAGCCTGCCAGGCCAGCAAGGACACCCAGCGGGGGACACTCAACAACATCCCACCCAAGGAACAGGACAACGAGGGCTCTGCAGCCAGCGGGGGCTCAGGGGACAGGTTTGGGACACTGAGATCCCACGAGGACGCAGGATTTCCCCACACAGCCAGCTCCCACTGCATGGTGAGGAGCTCACCAGTGGAGATCAGAGGCAGCTCAGACCTTTCAGGCCCACGGACCCTGTGCTCTGTGGGGAGCTCCTCCCTGTCCAGCTGTCTGGAGATCAGTGCATCACCAACAGTTGCTTTTCACACCCAGCCCTCTGTCCCCGAGTGTGTCCCCTGGCCCAGCCGTGCTGGACACCccagtggggacacagagagccATGACCCACAGGAATCCAGCTGGGTCAGCACACCAAGCTctgcccctgggcagggcacagctgctcaaGAGCCCCAGCCAGAGAAGGTGCTGCAGGTcagtccctgtcaccccagccctgtccccgtTCCTGAGACACCGCTGCCCTCGGAGCCTGCCCAAAGCAGTGACGTGTCCAGCACAGTGACAGAGCCCCACGCACCGAGGGAAAAGCAGCATGAAAAGCAGGATGAAAAGCAATTACCTGCTGATGTCCCTGACTCAAGGGCTGCAGTGGATACTGCCCCTGCCCTCGTGTCCATCCAGGACTCCTCCATTCCAGCAGGCGTTCCCTGTAACTCTGCTTCTATTTCAACCcgttcccttcctcctcctacTTATTCCTTCTCCTCaactcttcctcctcttcaggaatctcCCTCCAAACTATCATATCCCCCTCCCCTGCCTTCATCCCCCTCTCCAGCCAGgcctcctgctccctcagccacgGATCCAGCAGAGCCAGATGGTGCCAAGTTCTTCACATTTGTTGTCCTGCATGCCAGTGAAGATGAGCTTGTGGCCCACGAGGTCAAGGACCTGCTGGAGAGCATGGGGGTGCCCAAGGGTGCCACAGCCAGCGAGGATTTCTTCATCGCCGGGCGCAGCCACATGAGCTGCTTCCAGGACGCCTTGGAGAACTCTGCCTTCATCATCCTCCTGCTGACCAAGAACTTTGCCTGCAAGCTGTGCCTGTACCACACAGACACTGCTCTGATGCAGTCCATCCTGGACCCCTCCAAGCTGGACTCGGTCATCCCATTTCTACCCAAGGCAAACGCCCTGGAGCGCAGCCAGATCCCCAAGATGCTCAGTGCGCTCGTCATCCTGGAGGAGagctctcctctcttccccaggAGAGTGCAGAACACGTTTAACCCCGCGAGGATCAGGGAGAAGAAAGCcatgtgggagcagctgcagagggagaagaaagccatgtgggagcagctgcagagggagaagctccaggcacgttgggcacagcaccaagcccaGCAGAACCTggctgccctgagcctgggctcctctccctgggtgcctccagcagcaccacggCCACCGTGGCCACCAGGGCCATCAGCCCAACGCTGGTGTCCCCCTGCCCCCATGGACCCCCCTCCTGCTCAGAGGGGTCCTCCCCCTTCCCAAGCACAGCTGCCCCCAGGCCACTACAGCCTCACAGCAGGCCAGGCACCCCTCATCATCCAACATGCCAGCATGGTTCAGATCGGGAACCACAACGTGATGCaggtgggcactgccccacctgggccagggcacagccaggagcaaCCCAGGCACAACCTGTGACCCAGAGACAAAATCCACTTCAAATCCTGGATTACGGTGAttctgctggcactgggacTGTTATTCCATGCATCAAGAGTGCCATTTTCCTGaagcacaaaagaaaattcttcAATTTTTGTTGGAAAAAAGATGTGGTGATCtcttgaaaatgttttcaagtaactgagaaaattattttcttgattGTCTGGAACTACTTGaagattttataaataaattttaattaatttatttatgttCTTCTGGTTCTTTCTTGTAGAATTAGAAAAGGCATGTCAGGGATATATGGAAAACTATTCTGCATGTtggctggaggggctgggagatggCACTGACCAAATGCTTTGAGGGCCAATCTGCAAGGGATGCTTTGGGAAGCTGCCtttaaggaaaaagcagaatgaaaaaccaaaaccagtgaGCAGAATAATGCAGAAGGGTGGAGAAATCCAGGAATGGAGAGTGGAAGGGGTAATTCTGCAGGATCTGAGCAAGAGATCTACCAGGGTGGTACCTACTGAGCTTTAACGCCAGGAGGGCACCTGGAGCAAAGCCCTCGCTCCTCCTCCcatgctccaggcacagccattTTCCTGATCGTCAGCagaggtcaccccaaagccaccGAGAGACGGAAATGGGGCTGTTCCCTCCCGGAGCAGAGCCCGGAGCCAgttcagcagggctgagctccaggagccacTCCCTGCTGACGTGGTTGGGATCAGAACTGGGACGTGACCCCATTGCAGGGTGACACCCCACTGCAGTGACCCCATTGCAGGGTGACACCCCAATGCAGTGACCCCACTGCAGTGACCCCATTGCAGGGTGATGCCTCAATGCAGTGACCCCACTGCAGTGACCCCATTGCAGTGTCACACCCCATGCAGTGGCCCCATTGCAGTGTCAGCCCCCATTGCAGTGACCCCACTGCAGTGACCCTATTGCAGGGTGATGCCTCAATGCAGTGACCCCACTGCAGTGATCCCATTGCAGTGTCACACCCCATTCCAGTGATCCCAATGCAGTGACCCCATTGCAGGGTGACACCCCATTGCAGGGTGACACCCCACTGCAGTGACCCCATTGCAGTGTCACACCCCACTGCAGTGGCCCCAATGCAGTGTCACCCCCCATTGCAGTGACCCCATTGCAGGGTGACACCCCACTGCAGTGACCCCATTGCAGGtatccctgcagctctgtgggtgctccttggctgtgccagcaggctCCAGGAGGATCCaagcccatccctgccctgtcagGGTTTattccacactgcagccttggtcCCAGAGCCCTCTGAGCCCCAAGCCAACCCAAGTGAGACAGATGTTATGAAATCCTTGGAGGAGGCTCTGAGCTGCCCCCAACTCTTGGCTTCCAGCTCTCAAAGATTGGATTTTAACTCTGCAGGACCCAGTGACAATGGATTAACTCATCCACTCCTTCCAGAGCTTCTGGCATCCTCCAAGTGCTCCATTTCCTTTGATTTTCCTGGTTTCTCTCCTCCATAGCACCACTCAGAGCTGTTGTGTTAGTGCAGTTCCTGTCCCCTGCCGCTGGTGCAGGACAGTCCCTCCCCTTGGGAGCCCTCCCACAcccctcccttcccagctcctctcctacTATAAATAATCATGCAAAATTAGTCAGCTGGAAGCTGCTCCAGCTTGTAAACAACCTCACACAGCCACATCCAGCGTGCCTGGATCACAcacaggggaggcagagctgtgtctggGGTACAGGAGCCTCTGCAGCCACCACAGCGCAGAAAAAGTTCCTGTCTGTCCAAGAATTAACAAAATAATCACTGAAACAttgccctgcccctcacaacTCCGTGTTTTGCCTAAATGGAGCTGGCCCTACAGTCAATCAGGCCTGTTCAGTGTAATTACCCCTAAATCATGCAGTGATTTCTTCCACCCTGTAATTACTATCAACATTTAATTGCTGGGCCCTCTATGTAATTACAGATTAtttgtgtgtttaaaaaaaagtgaagctTTTTCCATCACACAGAATTTTCTCCTCCTTGGGGCTCTTGCACCTGACTGGGTCCCCCAGCTCCCTGACCACGAGAgttccagagctgctcctgcctggattaaccccttccctcccagctctctgggtgCAGATGGAATTGCCCTGAGGCcaccaggcagctgctctcccaCACCTGGACatcacctgcagcacaggaggaaTGGGacaagcacagccccaggctctaCAGACACTGCTTAAATGGCATTTTTACAGGAGGGCACCATCCTTCAGCAAGAACTAGGGATGGAGCAATAAACAACAGgacaaaaattcaaatattttatcCACCCACCCTCCCTGGAGAAGACCAAGCAGTTTTGGGATCCAGGTCTCTGAGTGGAACTAACTCCAGTACCATGAATTCCTCTGTTTTTACAATccctgatggatttggggttggaaatCAAGTGTCCCTCTGCTTGCTGTGCCCACTGTCCCACATGTGTAAGGCAGTAATTCCTGAATCAACACAGATCCTCTCACGTTGTTTGAGTTGCATCAAAATGTAAGgcaaaacacagaagaagagGGGTAATTTCAGTGTCACTGTTCCTCTTTTCCAGGGGAAGTTTACCAATGCAGCACAGATTGGTTTTTCACATGAGTAACCATTAAATGAACCAATCTCACCTGAATTCCGTACCCAcagtgtcccatccctgggaaacaaactgaaaatgagggaaaacCCCCGAATACAGAGGCTTATCAGGAAGAAGTCCAAGGCACTTGCATTCTAGCAgccattttttgttttattatttaaagtTAAGAGCGCTCATCAGCTCGCAAAGGAACAAATCCCATTCCTGCAGTTTAGTTCAGGTTTcagccaaaaggaaaaaaaaaaaaaaatagaaggcaGCTAAACTAACTCTGCACTTTACAGCTCAATTCAAGTTAAACCTCCTCGCTTTATAAATAAATGTTATAGTTAACACTGCAAAATGTACTGGCAGATCTACAATACCTTGAAGGGGCAGAGAGCGTGGTTATTGAGGCTGATAAATACAAGTAGAGAAGCTTCAGTAGCACAGAGAGCGAGGGTGGGGCCAGGGGTCTGCTCTCCCAGGTGGGCctttcccagagctccaggcagctgctcccccTCTCAGCTGCGCTTCCCACCCTGCTCAGGGCCAGGGAAGGAGCCACAGGCTGCCCATCACCGCCTGCATGAGGACAAACTGCTGCAAACTCTTTGTTTTCCACCACGGAGGGGTCTGCTCATAGAGGCAAAAAACCTGCCCTGAGACTACAGAGTTAAAAACAAGGTGTGTGCAGATTCTCATCAAAGGAAGGAGCTTGCCCAAACAGCAGCCAGGTGAGATTTCAAATTCCACCTTGGAAGTAGCACCATCCTCAGTgaagttacaaaaaaaaaaaaaaattaaaaaaaggaaaaaaaaaaaaatactcaaaagCCCAAACCAGCTGCTAAGAACCCACTGCATGAGATTTCAGAATGGGGCAGTAACAGAGCCCAAGCACATGATACTAAAACCTCAGAAGGACAAGGAGGGACCTTCAACTTTCATTTCTTGCTTCTTCCTTCAGCCCATCCTGGGGCAAACCCACCACAGACACTCACTTGCTTTCACAGCCCCCTCCAAGCACCTCCACACTGCAGGTACCTCCTGGCCTAAGGGGCTTGCAAGAGCTCAGCTTTGAAAATAGCTCAAAATGTGCTGTTTTGGCTCCCAAACCATCCACAttcacccttccagctcaatCCCTGCTGGAGCCAAAGCACCTTCATGCTGGGAATGGAGCAAATGGGTGTGCAATGGACAAGCCAAGGGCCTGAACACCACATCAGGATTTTGTTCTTagttttttcctccccattcaTAAACTACAACATCTGTGGATGAAACCGTATAACCAGAACTGACCTTCCTCTATCTTACAGGATTGGAGAAGTCTTGCAGCATAGATAGGGCCTGGCTCTACGAGAGAAAAAACATCCCAGCTTTATGCACAATCATGGAAATCTCAGGCCTTTAACAGCATTTGCTACTTGGCCAACCAAGAGAGAGACAAACCCCATCCtcagcacacccagccctgtgccacccctgggcaGGAGCCCCTCGGCTGTTGGGCACGGGCTGTCCCAAACCTgacaggagggaggggaaaggatTAACTGGAGGAATTTCATTCCTCACTCACTTTCTATCTGTTGGGTGtgtggggtgggaagggccAGAGCACGTGGGGGATGTGTAGCTGCTCCAAAGCTGAACACTGAGTTAATCCAGCAGTAACAGAAAAGGCAGCAGGTCCCAGAGAATCTCCATTTCCATCCTCCTCAGGACACGatggtggcacagggaagggcaggggctgtggccTCTGTGGACAGAGTGCACTGGAGAGAGCTGGTACCTGAAGGTGACAACGAGGGACAGCCACGACCTCTGGggcctcctcctcccctgccccgACACGCCAGCTGGGTGGTGACAGATGGGGACAAAGCTCAGCACAgcgacagccctgggcactttGGCACAGCCAGCCCGAGCCCTCCAGCTGTACAACCTCAGCGGGgcgggacaggctggggaccATCGTGTCACGCCCTAGTGCAGCTCAATGAAGGCTTCCAGCTCCTCGGGGATGAACCCCTTGTAGGGAATCTTGTGCTTGTCCAGGGCGCGAGCAGCAAGGCACTGGAGGGTGATGTAGTTGAAGGGCTGCATGGTGCTCTTGGTGAGCAGCTTCTCGTCCAGCAGCTCGTAGGCCGTCTGCTTGAAGGCGTTGGTGGCGTCCATGTGCGCCCCGGCCTCCATCAGGGCGCTCATGATCAGCGGGCAGTTGTTGCGGGCGGCCACGTGCAGGGGGGTGTTGTTGTCATAGTCCCGGCTGTCCGGGTCCGCCCCGCACTCCAGCAGCAAGTTCACCACGTGCAGGGACGGGAATTTGCCCACGGGGTACCGCCCCACCGTCGTGGTGTCCTTGTCCACGGCCATGTGCAGCAGGGTGAAGCCGTTCTTGGCGCGGGGGCTGCACTTGAGCAGGCGGTAGATGGTCTGGCGCTTCTGGTGCTCCTGCTCCGGGGTGCACTCCACCTTCTCCAGCAGGAACACCAGGTGCAGGATGATGGCCAAGGTCTTGGTGAACTGCGCCGAGTCGGCCACGGGGTCCTTGCCGTGCACCAGGGCCCTCTCCACCTCCCGGACCCCCTTGCTCAGCACCCCGATGAGGTCGGAGAAGCCCAGGTGGGTGGCTAAAGTGCCTTTGGAACGGTCCTGGAGCACGTAGGAGTAAAGCTCggcaaaggaaaggaaactgcTGGCGGTCatggggctgaggggctccAGGTTGCCTTGCTGCATGTCCAGGGCGTACTTCCACAGGTTAATGCAGCGCTCGAAGTTGCCCGAGTCGGCGTAGACGGCGCCGCGGTAGCGGATGTAGTAGGAGGTGTCGGGGTGCGACGGGCCCAGGATGCGCTCCCGGATCAGCAGCGCCTGCATGCGCATCTCGTCGGGGTCGGTGATCAGggcctccagctcctccagagaGCTCACCTCCCGCGAGTAGTCGTAGGCCAGCACCAGCTGCCGGGGCTCGGGCTTAGGCAGGTACTTGCCGCCCTCGCAGCGCAGCTCCATCGCCCTGCGCCAGTACTTGTGGGCTCCCAACAGGTCTCGTTTCTTGTCCACAAACGTGGcgcccagcagctccagcgcTTCCACGGCAGCCTCTCGAGTGCAGAACACGTTCGGGACCTCGTCCTGACCGGAAGCCGAAGCACCGCAGCCCTCGCAGCCCTCTTCAGCGCAGCCCCTCTGATGGCTCCCACCTGAGGCGCAGCCCCCCGCGGCCTcgtcctgctgcagcccccccTGGATCAGGTACTCCACGATGTTGGTGTGGCCGGTGACACTGGCGGCGAGCAGAGGGGTCATGCCATAGCCGTCCTTCTCCATGCGGGCCTTGGAgcggagcagcagctgcaggatctCCAGGCTGCCCGACTCGGCGCAGTCGTGCAAGGCCGTGTTTCCCTTCACGCTGCGCCGGTTCACGTCGGCCCCTTTCTCCAGCAAGTACCGGGCGATCTCCCGGTGCCCTTTGTAGCAGGAAATCATCAAGCACGTGTGGCCGTGCCGGTTGGCCACCTCCAGGTCGGCCCCGCGTTCGCCCACCAGGTACCGCACGATCTCCAGGTGCCCATCGAAGCAGGCGGCCCGCAGCGGGGTGGAGTTGGTCAGCGTGGTCTGGTTCACCGAGGCGCCGTGGTCCAGCAGGCTCCGCACCACGCCCAGGTGCCCCGCAGCCGAGGCCGCCCACAGCGGCGGGGCCCCCTCGATGGTCTCACCGTCGAAGCTGACGGAGCCGCCCTCCTCCACGCGGGCCCCGCAGTGATCCAGCAGGTACTCCACCACCTCCAGGTGCCCGTGCCGGGCCGCGATCAGCAGCGGGGTGCTgccggccccggggccgcccccgccgccgggccccgccgTCAGTGCCTCCAGCTCCTCTCGGCTGCGGCTgcccagcagcttctgcagcagcttcagcttCCCGTCGCGGGCCGCATTGTACACGGCCGTGCGCAGGTCCATGGAGCCAACGGCCGCCTccaggcggcggcggcgcagcCCCagcgcggcgcggggcgggcggggggcggcgggacCCCCCTGCCCTCAGCGCGGCGGGACCTTCAccgcccgggcccggccgccATCTCAGGCTGCGCCGCGGAACAAAATGGCGCCGCGCGGGGCGGAGCGCGAGCCGCGGGGGATGATGGGAATTGTAGTCCCGGGAGAGGCGCTTTTCAGCCGACTCCGCACCGTGTGCACTCTGTTTCCCAGAAGGCAGAGCGGGCGGGAGGAGAGGTGGGAAGGATGTGCACCCTCTCCTTGCGGGGCCTGCTGGGCAGCGTAGTTTTCTCGGCCCGCTGCGGTAGCGCCGCTCACGGGATTGTACCAGAGCCAGGACTACACTTCCCAGCGCGCCCCGCGCGGCCCAGGCGCTGTCCAGGCGTGTCTCAGACTCCCAGCGTGTGCTGCTTTCATAGCggttttatttctcttaaatCCCTTGATGTTATGGCACTTCAAAACACAGCGGCTGCACAGCATTAATGTGACGTGGTTTAATTGCAGGTTTTATGAAGCCATAATGTCCTGAGCTGTAACGGAGCCACGTGGATGACGCAGGCCAGTCTGcggccctgcacagctctggtggTGCATTTTAAAGTACGAGTTTCCTGCCTTGGAAGTGGCAAAGCCTCGCCTCCACCAGCGAACACAGATTTAGTCGCTCCAATTTCCCCCACGGGGCATTAGGTCCAGCTCACTCCATCCCTGAGCGACAATACCTGCCCAGAGTGAGGGAAAACACTCAAGCAATAAATAGCTCGGCTTATATGAGCAAAGCTTTACTCACCAGAGTCTATTTTTAGGGCATAAATTGAGTTTAGGTGTCCCTAATCTTTATACAGAGAACTGGCACAGGGTTTCTCccattgtattttatttatagcTGGTTTTTTCCTACCCAGGGAAATAAGCTTAGTCTCATTATTtccattattattattctgtctgtcatgattattattattcagtCCATCCACCCATTTTAGGTCTCGTCTGGAATTACAGTGGATTATCCCACTGATGCCTGTTGCCTTCACACAGAATATCACTTTTGTTGCTAAGAAACTGCTTTTGCATaacaggcagcaggagcccagttttcactccagcagcttctgcaagtccccgggagcagcagcagcagctgctcctggagcagagtgTCCGTGGCACAATTCCCACTGCAGGTCTGTGCCCGGggattgttccctgggaggctgggatgggattcccagagcagctgtggctgcccctggatccctggcagtgcccaaggccaggctgggcattgggctgggagcacctgggacagtgggaggtgtccctgccatggctggggtggcactgggtgggctttgaggtccctccaGCCCAAAACTTCCTGGAATTCTGTGGCACAGCGACTTTGTGTTTGAGAAGAAAAGGGGCAAAGGTGCCTTCAACACCTGCAGGGTGTCTGTGCTGAGCAAGGGCAGGAGGAACCAGGAACCCTTCAgcttggaaaagccctctgtcacagacattttttcatagaaaacctttctttgggatttgttcatcttctgggaagctgaggccccagaagaagaatgtaaacaattgttatcggccggtgtggaatgcaacaggtgcagcggTGATTGGTCTTCTGTTactgtttggatttgctgaccactcacaggagagtttgtccttgctttctgctggacacagaactttgttattcattcttttctatgctattcttagcttagcagcatctgcaacttctctccttattctttttagtatagttataatgtattatatatcatataatcaatatgatatataatacattataaatccagccttctgatcatgaaacaagattctcgtccttCTCTCACCCTGGAGACCTTCATCAGGTCACTGTAATAGCCCTCAGGACCACCAAGTCCAACCTCTCCCCTCGGGGCTGTGGAAACACAACTCTGGGCACGAGTTCATCACGTCTGCACCCAGAAAAAGCCCCCCGAGTTCCGTGTGAACACATGTGGTGTGTCAGGGCATTCCTGGGCTGTGAATACCCAGCCCgggagtgtccctgtcccctgtgagcacaggcagtgccaccctcagctgccaggctgtTTGTGCTGCAGGTCAAGGCACAGACACGGTGACATTTCCTCTCCCCGCTGGCTCTCGTGTTGCCATGGGGACCAGATGCACTCGCTCTTTTATCTGAAGTATCTATTAACCAAAGCTTCCTATTAATTTCCCCTCCACAGAATCCATTAGGAATTCACCAGAACACCACGCAGGATTTTAGgtcccaaacccagctctgggTGGGCTCAGAGACGTCGTGGGGTAAAGTGCAGCTGATGGAA
The DNA window shown above is from Ammospiza caudacuta isolate bAmmCau1 chromosome 28, bAmmCau1.pri, whole genome shotgun sequence and carries:
- the FEM1A gene encoding protein fem-1 homolog A translates to MDLRTAVYNAARDGKLKLLQKLLGSRSREELEALTAGPGGGGGPGAGSTPLLIAARHGHLEVVEYLLDHCGARVEEGGSVSFDGETIEGAPPLWAASAAGHLGVVRSLLDHGASVNQTTLTNSTPLRAACFDGHLEIVRYLVGERGADLEVANRHGHTCLMISCYKGHREIARYLLEKGADVNRRSVKGNTALHDCAESGSLEILQLLLRSKARMEKDGYGMTPLLAASVTGHTNIVEYLIQGGLQQDEAAGGCASGGSHQRGCAEEGCEGCGASASGQDEVPNVFCTREAAVEALELLGATFVDKKRDLLGAHKYWRRAMELRCEGGKYLPKPEPRQLVLAYDYSREVSSLEELEALITDPDEMRMQALLIRERILGPSHPDTSYYIRYRGAVYADSGNFERCINLWKYALDMQQGNLEPLSPMTASSFLSFAELYSYVLQDRSKGTLATHLGFSDLIGVLSKGVREVERALVHGKDPVADSAQFTKTLAIILHLVFLLEKVECTPEQEHQKRQTIYRLLKCSPRAKNGFTLLHMAVDKDTTTVGRYPVGKFPSLHVVNLLLECGADPDSRDYDNNTPLHVAARNNCPLIMSALMEAGAHMDATNAFKQTAYELLDEKLLTKSTMQPFNYITLQCLAARALDKHKIPYKGFIPEELEAFIELH
- the TICAM1 gene encoding TIR domain-containing adapter molecule 1; this translates as MAQSAELQPSFEDVFNILSQAPAEKLLSLKLKLKYLVPGPCSKLLQAMVLLTLGQETDARICLDALRDNQAAQYVQQIKLGTAGVQEDGEDLQPPQLDAGAVALLAQVYTVLAQEQLCSPEARDKACQASKDTQRGTLNNIPPKEQDNEGSAASGGSGDRFGTLRSHEDAGFPHTASSHCMVRSSPVEIRGSSDLSGPRTLCSVGSSSLSSCLEISASPTVAFHTQPSVPECVPWPSRAGHPSGDTESHDPQESSWVSTPSSAPGQGTAAQEPQPEKVLQVSPCHPSPVPVPETPLPSEPAQSSDVSSTVTEPHAPREKQHEKQDEKQLPADVPDSRAAVDTAPALVSIQDSSIPAGVPCNSASISTRSLPPPTYSFSSTLPPLQESPSKLSYPPPLPSSPSPARPPAPSATDPAEPDGAKFFTFVVLHASEDELVAHEVKDLLESMGVPKGATASEDFFIAGRSHMSCFQDALENSAFIILLLTKNFACKLCLYHTDTALMQSILDPSKLDSVIPFLPKANALERSQIPKMLSALVILEESSPLFPRRVQNTFNPARIREKKAMWEQLQREKKAMWEQLQREKLQARWAQHQAQQNLAALSLGSSPWVPPAAPRPPWPPGPSAQRWCPPAPMDPPPAQRGPPPSQAQLPPGHYSLTAGQAPLIIQHASMVQIGNHNVMQVGTAPPGPGHSQEQPRHNL